One Spinacia oleracea cultivar Varoflay chromosome 4, BTI_SOV_V1, whole genome shotgun sequence DNA segment encodes these proteins:
- the LOC110805498 gene encoding probable ubiquitin-conjugating enzyme E2 25 isoform X2, giving the protein MVVGREIIVVDDEDPDDAVIVCEKVAYNSKGKKPMVNYPAGHEVITIDGAPSPLANGFVKGKCSPHLPSIDDGFDGCDIVVYDDGQYDMLQSHFNSVKIPSGVEAMMPTSVASEKHAGPASSSFLHGTQKYSNVSSSKVDPFKSASSVEPYQIKTSVSKYARNKSKRSSFSLPTSQIHGQTSGVIQPIPQWPIQHPHTHIKPSPMSLLYMPYSGGSTYSQGTQYSFHGSQNLFGTSSNLPSGIVRSKANNLRLEDGICADILPPSTDGQGNSSEASILKKLELFKKFDTLEDHLGHLYGMTKESSRPSKGWVNKIADEWRILEKDLPDTIFVRVYEARMDLLKAVMVAADGTPYHDGLFFFDVQFPASYPTKPPSVKYHAHGLRINPNLYNCGKVCLSLLGTWSGAGDENWRPLKSTMLQVLVSIQGLILNADPYYNEPGFARSRNTPQGAKKSRDYSENVFLLSLKTMLYTMRNPPKHFEDLVYGHFHKRGHDILAACRAYLDDGVEVGRFVKGKPLPAAAAAAAVQGKRKTCSPLLKVNLPSYIKSLVEAFTKIGVKDCNKFLITNSR; this is encoded by the exons ATG GTTGTTGGCCGTGAAATCATCGTTGTTGATGACGAAGATCCTGATGATGCTGTAATTGTTTGTGAGAAAGTTGCCTACAATAGCAAAGGGAAG AAACCTATGGTTAATTATCCTGCTGGACATGAGGTGATTACCATTGATGGAGCTCCTTCCCCACTAGCAAATGGATTTGTCAAAGGGAAATGTAGCCCTCACTTGCCTTCCATTGATGATGGGTTTGATGGATGTGATATTGTTGTATACGATGATGGTCAGTATGACATGCTGCAATCTCATTTTAATAGTGTAAAAATCCCATCTGGAGTAGAAGCAATGATGCCAACTTCTGTTGCAAGTGAGAAACATGCAGGACCTGCAAGCAGCTCTTTTTTACATGGCACACAAAAGTATTCTAATGTCAGTAGTTCTAAGGTGGATCCCTTCAAATCAGCAAGTTCCGTTGAGCCATATCAAATTAAAACCTCTGTATCCAAATATGCTCGTAATAAATCAAAACGTTCTTCCTTCAGCCTTCCAACTTCTCAGATCCATGGCCAAACCAGTGGAGTTATTCAACCAATTCCTCAGTGGCCAATACAACATCCTCATACCCACatcaagccatctcctatgagtTTACTGTATATGCCCTATTCTGGTGGAAGTACATATTCCCAGGGGACACAGTATTCTTTCCATGGAAGTCAAAATCTTTTTGGCACTAGCAGTAACTTACCTAGCGGAATTGTCCGCAGCAAAGCCAACAATTTAAGACTTGAGGATGGCATCTGTGCAGACATTTTGCCACCCTCCACTGATGGGCAAGGAAATTCTAGCGAAGCTTCTATTTTGAAGAAGCTGGAACTCTTTAAGAAATTTGACACTTTAGAAGATCATCTGGGTCATTTATATGGAATGACAAAAGAATCTTCGAGGCCG TCCAAAGGCTGGGTAAACAAAATTGCGGATGAGTGGAGGATTCTGGAAAAAGATTTGCCAG ATACAATATTTGTTAGGGTTTATGAGGCAAGGATGGATCTATTGAAGGCTGTAATGGTGGCAGCTGATGGTACACCTTATCATGATGGCCTCTTCTTCTTTGATGTTCAGTTCCCTGCCTCCTATCCAACTAAGCCACCG TCTGTGAAATACCATGCGCACGGCCTTCGGATAAATCCAAATTTATACAATTGTGGTAAAGTATGCCTAAGTCTTCTGGGCACTTGGAGCGGTGCAGGAGATGAGAACTGGCGTCCTCTCAAGTCAACTATGCTACAAGTCCTTGTCTCAATACAAGGGCTTATCTTAAATGCTGACCCGTACTATAATGAACCCGGCTTTGCAAGATCTAGAAATACCCCACAGGGCGCAAAAAAATCCAGGGATTACAGTGAAAATGTATTTCTTCTATCACTGAAAACGATGCTTTACACAATGAGGAACCCACCAAAG CATTTTGAAGACTTAGTTTATGGACATTTCCACAAGCGCGGTCATGATATACTGGCAGCATGTAGAGCATACCTGGATGATGGTGTTGAAGTTGGAAGGTTTGTAAAAGGCAAACCCCTTCCTGCTGCTGCTGCCGCTGCTGCTGTACAGGGTAAGAGAAAAACTTGCTCTCCGTTGCTCAAGGTGAATTTGCCTAGTTACATCAAATCACTCGTCGAGGCTTTTACCAAAATCGGTGTCAAGGACTGCAACAAATTTTTAATAACCAACTCAAGGTAG
- the LOC130472023 gene encoding RING-H2 finger protein ATL39-like, with product MSNFDKNELFYIAGVGLMLNIFLFAITLLVYLCKPRTENTDDIEALDHLHYLNVPLLQEHEATKGSRLIDLIPAMKFLQVPLSNRGNGCSICLQERYEDDEVCKVLPGCHHVFHADCIDQWLKKRQTCPVCRKIFQLVLPKNPNTCTLV from the coding sequence atgaGTAATTTTGACAAGAATGAGCTTTTCTACATTGCAGGAGTTGGCTTGATGTTAAACATCTTCTTATTTGCTATAACATTGTTGGTTTACCTCTGCAAACCTCGTACAGAAAACACAGACGACATAGAAGCACTTGATCATCTTCATTATTTGAACGTCCCTTTATTACAAGAACACGAAGCAACGAAGGGTTCGAGACTAATCGATCTCATACCGGCCATGAAATTCTTACAAGTGCCACTGTCGAATCGAGGAAACGGGTGTTCGATTTGTTTACAAGAAAGGTATGAAGATGATGAAGTGTGTAAAGTTCTTCCTGGATGTCATCATGTTTTTCATGCTGATTGTATTGATCAATGGTTGAAAAAAAGACAGACTTGTCCTGTTTGTAGAAAGATTTTTCAACTTGTTCTTCCTAAAAATCCTAATACTTGTACATTAGTATGA
- the LOC110805498 gene encoding probable ubiquitin-conjugating enzyme E2 25 isoform X1, translated as MEDPAIPIRPPRNSKKRLFAESGSSSSSFLDPDIIEIPRPSTWKSKPSKQKSVVGREIIVVDDEDPDDAVIVCEKVAYNSKGKKPMVNYPAGHEVITIDGAPSPLANGFVKGKCSPHLPSIDDGFDGCDIVVYDDGQYDMLQSHFNSVKIPSGVEAMMPTSVASEKHAGPASSSFLHGTQKYSNVSSSKVDPFKSASSVEPYQIKTSVSKYARNKSKRSSFSLPTSQIHGQTSGVIQPIPQWPIQHPHTHIKPSPMSLLYMPYSGGSTYSQGTQYSFHGSQNLFGTSSNLPSGIVRSKANNLRLEDGICADILPPSTDGQGNSSEASILKKLELFKKFDTLEDHLGHLYGMTKESSRPSKGWVNKIADEWRILEKDLPDTIFVRVYEARMDLLKAVMVAADGTPYHDGLFFFDVQFPASYPTKPPSVKYHAHGLRINPNLYNCGKVCLSLLGTWSGAGDENWRPLKSTMLQVLVSIQGLILNADPYYNEPGFARSRNTPQGAKKSRDYSENVFLLSLKTMLYTMRNPPKHFEDLVYGHFHKRGHDILAACRAYLDDGVEVGRFVKGKPLPAAAAAAAVQGKRKTCSPLLKVNLPSYIKSLVEAFTKIGVKDCNKFLITNSR; from the exons ATGGAGGATCCTGCAATTCCAATTCGCCCTCCTCGAAATTCAAA GAAGAGATTGTTTGCAGAGAGTGGTAGCAGTAGTTCGTCGTTCTTAGACCCTGATATCATTGAAATTCCGCGACCTTCTACATGGAAATCAAAGCCTTCCAAACAAAAATCG GTTGTTGGCCGTGAAATCATCGTTGTTGATGACGAAGATCCTGATGATGCTGTAATTGTTTGTGAGAAAGTTGCCTACAATAGCAAAGGGAAG AAACCTATGGTTAATTATCCTGCTGGACATGAGGTGATTACCATTGATGGAGCTCCTTCCCCACTAGCAAATGGATTTGTCAAAGGGAAATGTAGCCCTCACTTGCCTTCCATTGATGATGGGTTTGATGGATGTGATATTGTTGTATACGATGATGGTCAGTATGACATGCTGCAATCTCATTTTAATAGTGTAAAAATCCCATCTGGAGTAGAAGCAATGATGCCAACTTCTGTTGCAAGTGAGAAACATGCAGGACCTGCAAGCAGCTCTTTTTTACATGGCACACAAAAGTATTCTAATGTCAGTAGTTCTAAGGTGGATCCCTTCAAATCAGCAAGTTCCGTTGAGCCATATCAAATTAAAACCTCTGTATCCAAATATGCTCGTAATAAATCAAAACGTTCTTCCTTCAGCCTTCCAACTTCTCAGATCCATGGCCAAACCAGTGGAGTTATTCAACCAATTCCTCAGTGGCCAATACAACATCCTCATACCCACatcaagccatctcctatgagtTTACTGTATATGCCCTATTCTGGTGGAAGTACATATTCCCAGGGGACACAGTATTCTTTCCATGGAAGTCAAAATCTTTTTGGCACTAGCAGTAACTTACCTAGCGGAATTGTCCGCAGCAAAGCCAACAATTTAAGACTTGAGGATGGCATCTGTGCAGACATTTTGCCACCCTCCACTGATGGGCAAGGAAATTCTAGCGAAGCTTCTATTTTGAAGAAGCTGGAACTCTTTAAGAAATTTGACACTTTAGAAGATCATCTGGGTCATTTATATGGAATGACAAAAGAATCTTCGAGGCCG TCCAAAGGCTGGGTAAACAAAATTGCGGATGAGTGGAGGATTCTGGAAAAAGATTTGCCAG ATACAATATTTGTTAGGGTTTATGAGGCAAGGATGGATCTATTGAAGGCTGTAATGGTGGCAGCTGATGGTACACCTTATCATGATGGCCTCTTCTTCTTTGATGTTCAGTTCCCTGCCTCCTATCCAACTAAGCCACCG TCTGTGAAATACCATGCGCACGGCCTTCGGATAAATCCAAATTTATACAATTGTGGTAAAGTATGCCTAAGTCTTCTGGGCACTTGGAGCGGTGCAGGAGATGAGAACTGGCGTCCTCTCAAGTCAACTATGCTACAAGTCCTTGTCTCAATACAAGGGCTTATCTTAAATGCTGACCCGTACTATAATGAACCCGGCTTTGCAAGATCTAGAAATACCCCACAGGGCGCAAAAAAATCCAGGGATTACAGTGAAAATGTATTTCTTCTATCACTGAAAACGATGCTTTACACAATGAGGAACCCACCAAAG CATTTTGAAGACTTAGTTTATGGACATTTCCACAAGCGCGGTCATGATATACTGGCAGCATGTAGAGCATACCTGGATGATGGTGTTGAAGTTGGAAGGTTTGTAAAAGGCAAACCCCTTCCTGCTGCTGCTGCCGCTGCTGCTGTACAGGGTAAGAGAAAAACTTGCTCTCCGTTGCTCAAGGTGAATTTGCCTAGTTACATCAAATCACTCGTCGAGGCTTTTACCAAAATCGGTGTCAAGGACTGCAACAAATTTTTAATAACCAACTCAAGGTAG